A window from Capsicum annuum cultivar UCD-10X-F1 unplaced genomic scaffold, UCD10Xv1.1 ctg3397, whole genome shotgun sequence encodes these proteins:
- the LOC107864487 gene encoding stress response protein NST1 yields the protein MMPQPRRKKWTEAEERTLIDKYGEMLCDGTLAKMKTREKKYKPIALHVNSVHFVRDPIMYPWQWTWKDVSTKVQNMRHQYTLVKQKIKKPNSGEESGTMEEFDWMEGITHWSNFLRYKEVFGDVNTLVFNCSDPMAVVDGNENGGGFDGSGNIMENVQFGLLGHAGDGDFTGGINGVDHGVTGMEFDYDGEEGDENFNGSIRRNNHLKEDADNGYVYEDIEPTGSDTRKRKKILKGAEKRVWGFLATQLSQLKEMEARFEQREAERERERQRREHLRIDLEQERERKWEERERKREEREKTREKLQRQRIQEWEAMEKESEERERRRREEQLIFEREREERMHKRRSDWKKRIDETLGQHRAEMSQVQTRILHEHQNLTSQLLGIFSQWTGHPTGLSDHTGASNHYLSQMMQNLHHVNDMVHDDARVEEDAQEDQFIVDG from the coding sequence ATGATGCCACAACCTAGAAGGAAAAAGTGGACCGAGGCGGAAGAAAGAACTCTAATTGATAAATACGGTGAGATGTTATGTGATGGGACTTTAGCCAAGATGAAAACGAGGGAAAAGAAGTATAAACCTATTGCTTTACATGTGAATTCTGTGCATTTTGTTCGTGATCCGATCATGTATCCATGGCAATGGACTTGGAAGGATGTGTCCACTAAAGTGCAGAACATGAGGCACCAGTATACACTGGTGAAGCAGAAGATTAAGAAACCAAACTCGGGGGAGGAGTCGGGTACTATGGAGGAGTTTGATTGGATGGAGGGGATAACTCATTGGTCGAATTTTTTAAGATATAAGGAAGTGTTTGGGGATGTCAATACACTCGTCTTCAATTGTAGCGACCCCATGGCGGTTGTAGATGGAAATGAAAATGGTGGGGGATTTGATGGGAGTGGTAACATTATGGAGAACGTTCAGTTTGGGCTTCTCGGTCATGCCGGGGATGGTGATTTTACTGGAGGTATTAATGGGGTTGATCATGGTGTTACAGGTATGGAATTTGATTATGACGGGGAAGAAGGAGATGAGAATTTCAATGGTAGTATCAGGAGGAATAATCATTTGAAGGAAGATGCGGACAATGGATATGTTTATGAAGACATCGAACCAACGGGATCTGATacaagaaagaggaagaagataCTAAAAGGGGCGGAGAAGAGGGTGTGGGGTTTTCTTGCAACTCAGTTGTCACAATTAAAGGAAATGGAAGCTCGGTTTGAGCAGCGTGAGGCTGAGAGGGAGCGGGAGAGGCAGAGGAGAGAACATCTTAGAATAGACCTCGAACAAGAACGTGAGAGAAAAtgggaagaaagagaaagaaagcgGGAGGAAAGGGAGAAAACGAGGGAGAAGTTGCAGAGACAGAGAATTCAAGAATGGGAAGCAATGGAGAAGGAAAGtgaggagagagagaggagaAGACGAGAGGAACAACTTATATTTGAGAGAGAACGCGAAGAAAGAATGCACAAGAGGAGATCGGACTGGAAGAAGAGGATTGACGAGACGTTAGGTCAGCATCGAGCTGAAATGAGCCAGGTCCAGACTCGGATACTTCACGAACATCAAAATCTTACTAGTCAGCTTCTTGGAATTTTTTCTCAGTGGACTGGCCATCCAACTGGGCTTTCGGATCACACAGGCGCTAGCAACCATTATCTATCACAAATGATGCAAAACTTGCACCATGTCAATGATATGGTTCACGATGATGCAAGAGTTGAAGAGGATGCTCAAGAAGACCAATTTATCGTTGATGGATAA